A genomic region of Notamacropus eugenii isolate mMacEug1 chromosome 3, mMacEug1.pri_v2, whole genome shotgun sequence contains the following coding sequences:
- the TMEM42 gene encoding transmembrane protein 42 isoform X2 yields the protein MAARGRSCRRRRSTGRDPGKGSGSASAPGSGSAAGPLALPLPLPLPLPLPLPVPEAMAAILGPSALARLRWGSAFCSIAAGGLGAFAAAFAKLALKPTSRGPEEDGEQELPYPPAMQAWLTLMFRLMAFSLMIVSNSLMWAFFSKALSISSSSATASLTMTASNIIASGAPNYLTRNPQL from the exons ATGGCGGCGCGGGGGCGTAGTTGCCGCAGAAGGCGGAGCACCGGCAGGGACCCCGGCAAAGGCTCGGGCTCGGCCTCGGCTCCCGGCTCCGGCTCCGCCGCAGGCCCCCTCGCGCTcccgctgccgctgccgctgccgctgccgctgccgctgccggTGCCAGAAGCCATGGCGGCCATTCTGGGGCCCAGCGCCCTGGCTCGGCTCCGCTGGGGCTCGGCCTTCTGCTCCATCGCGGCCGGAGGCTTGGGCGCCTTCGCCGCCGCCTTCGCCAAGCTGGCCCTGAAGCCGACGTCCCGGGGCCCGGAGGAGGACGGCGAGCAGGAGCTCCCTTACCCGCCCGCCATGCAGGCCTGG CTGACGCTGATGTTCCGGCTGATGGCCTTTTCCTTGATGATTGTCAGCAACTCCCTCATGTGGGCCTTCTTTTCCAAAGCACTCAGCATTTCTTCATCTTCTGCCACTGCATCGCTGACAATGACTGCTTCTAACATCATTGCCTCG GGGGCCCCAAACTATCTGACAAGGAATCCTCAGCTCTGA
- the TMEM42 gene encoding transmembrane protein 42 isoform X1 has translation MAARGRSCRRRRSTGRDPGKGSGSASAPGSGSAAGPLALPLPLPLPLPLPLPVPEAMAAILGPSALARLRWGSAFCSIAAGGLGAFAAAFAKLALKPTSRGPEEDGEQELPYPPAMQAWLTLMFRLMAFSLMIVSNSLMWAFFSKALSISSSSATASLTMTASNIIASAFLGYLLYGEYCAVMWWAGVVLILYGLALMHISSSADEELEEKKNQ, from the exons ATGGCGGCGCGGGGGCGTAGTTGCCGCAGAAGGCGGAGCACCGGCAGGGACCCCGGCAAAGGCTCGGGCTCGGCCTCGGCTCCCGGCTCCGGCTCCGCCGCAGGCCCCCTCGCGCTcccgctgccgctgccgctgccgctgccgctgccgctgccggTGCCAGAAGCCATGGCGGCCATTCTGGGGCCCAGCGCCCTGGCTCGGCTCCGCTGGGGCTCGGCCTTCTGCTCCATCGCGGCCGGAGGCTTGGGCGCCTTCGCCGCCGCCTTCGCCAAGCTGGCCCTGAAGCCGACGTCCCGGGGCCCGGAGGAGGACGGCGAGCAGGAGCTCCCTTACCCGCCCGCCATGCAGGCCTGG CTGACGCTGATGTTCCGGCTGATGGCCTTTTCCTTGATGATTGTCAGCAACTCCCTCATGTGGGCCTTCTTTTCCAAAGCACTCAGCATTTCTTCATCTTCTGCCACTGCATCGCTGACAATGACTGCTTCTAACATCATTGCCTCG GCCTTCCTGGGTTACCTGTTGTATGGAGAATACTGTGCAGTGATGTGGTGGGCCGGAGTCGTCCTGATCCTGTATGGACTGGCACTGATGCACATAAGCTCGTCAGCTGACGAGGAGCTCGAGGAAAAGAAGAACCAGTAG